From a region of the Acidimicrobiales bacterium genome:
- a CDS encoding PaaI family thioesterase, with translation MTEPEPLADPVLDAARIAAADRMRDVSHALMGHHQDVANLDKLVKMLDEVLPDLRSGPKNIRSLDRWSQDRRAQELPDDEAAFPLHLDRPVSGAGNPWSIPLSVVRKGDRAVTTVSLREAFEGAPGRSHGGVVTAIFDDLCGYVLTMLQTMAFTAWIRVEFRHGTPLGHPITFSAWLERQEGRKLFIEGECTDGTRPDGDNVLTHCHALFVIPPGMEAPAGSGEA, from the coding sequence GTGACAGAACCCGAACCCTTGGCCGACCCCGTGCTGGACGCGGCCCGTATCGCGGCCGCCGACCGCATGCGCGACGTATCGCACGCCCTGATGGGTCATCACCAGGACGTGGCCAACCTCGACAAGCTGGTGAAGATGCTGGACGAGGTCTTGCCAGACCTCCGATCGGGCCCAAAGAACATCAGGTCGCTCGACCGGTGGTCGCAGGACAGGCGGGCCCAGGAGCTGCCGGACGACGAGGCGGCGTTTCCCCTGCACCTCGACCGCCCGGTTTCGGGAGCAGGCAATCCGTGGAGCATCCCGTTGTCGGTGGTCCGCAAGGGCGACCGGGCGGTCACGACGGTTTCGTTGCGCGAAGCGTTCGAAGGTGCACCCGGGCGCAGCCACGGGGGAGTGGTCACGGCAATCTTCGACGATCTGTGCGGATACGTGCTGACCATGCTGCAGACCATGGCCTTCACCGCGTGGATACGGGTCGAGTTTCGCCACGGCACGCCCCTGGGACACCCCATCACGTTCAGCGCCTGGCTCGAGCGCCAGGAGGGGCGCAAGCTGTTCATCGAGGGCGAATGCACCGACGGCACGCGACCCGATGGCGACAACGTGTTGACCCACTGTCACGCCCTGTTCGTGATTCCTCCAGGGATGGAAGCCCCCGCCGGGTCGGGCGAGGCGTAG
- a CDS encoding (2Fe-2S)-binding protein, which produces MTAHHNITMMVNSMPATLAVDSRTSLVDTLRDQMGLTGTHVGCEHGVCGACTVLVDGEPVRSCLMLAVQADGAIITTIEGLADPISGELHPIQQAMHQAHGFQCGFCTPGFLISAVAMLADNPSPTREQIREELGGNICRCTGYQTIVDGVQVAIDLMRGSQADQEADDR; this is translated from the coding sequence ATGACGGCACACCACAACATCACCATGATGGTCAACTCGATGCCTGCCACCCTGGCCGTCGATTCACGCACGTCACTGGTCGACACGCTGCGCGACCAGATGGGTCTGACCGGCACCCACGTGGGTTGCGAACACGGCGTTTGTGGGGCCTGCACGGTTCTGGTAGATGGCGAGCCGGTTCGATCGTGCCTGATGCTGGCGGTGCAGGCAGACGGCGCCATCATCACCACGATCGAGGGGCTGGCCGACCCCATCAGTGGCGAGCTTCATCCGATACAGCAGGCCATGCACCAAGCCCACGGTTTCCAGTGCGGCTTCTGCACACCGGGGTTCCTGATCAGCGCCGTTGCGATGCTGGCAGACAATCCGTCACCGACGCGCGAGCAGATTCGCGAGGAACTCGGCGGCAACATCTGCCGCTGCACCGGCTACCAGACCATCGTCGATGGTGTGCAGGTGGCCATCGATCTCATGCGAGGGTCCCAGGCGGACCAGGAGGCGGACGACCGATGA
- a CDS encoding MFS transporter, with product MTSTLDVEPARRVVAASIMSTISAVFPGFLVGALAVQVRAEFDVSEAIYGWGLGSFFLASTLGSVALGEIAQRIGARRQIVAALITSALAQLGIAAVADSFAAIVAFLVVAGVCNAANQTAVNLFLAQARLPRLGLAVALKQSGMPTASLLCGLMVPALALTVGWRWAYVFGAGVAAASTLLVLGAPDPQRAARRRLVPASPTRILVIAAVTGTCLSFAAGATNSWLVSSGVEAGMSEGAAGLLLSFGALAGISMRLFFGFRLDSMSASPFRAGAILALIGSLGLASLSFGVPAIHVVATLVAFGSGWVWPIFTNYGIVRANGAAAAAATGITQMGVYVGVFSAPLVTGWIIDHHGYRPMWLVVAALTVVGSVLALSIQNEF from the coding sequence GTGACCTCCACCCTCGACGTCGAACCCGCCAGACGGGTCGTGGCCGCCTCGATCATGTCGACGATCTCGGCGGTGTTCCCGGGGTTCCTGGTGGGCGCTCTGGCGGTGCAGGTTCGGGCCGAGTTCGACGTCTCGGAGGCCATCTACGGGTGGGGGTTGGGGAGCTTCTTCCTGGCCTCGACCCTGGGCTCGGTGGCGCTGGGCGAAATCGCTCAGCGAATAGGGGCTCGCCGCCAGATCGTTGCGGCCCTGATCACCTCGGCGCTGGCGCAGCTCGGCATAGCCGCGGTCGCCGACTCGTTCGCCGCAATCGTGGCCTTCCTGGTCGTGGCAGGGGTCTGCAATGCGGCGAACCAAACCGCGGTGAACCTGTTTCTCGCTCAGGCTCGGCTGCCGCGCCTGGGCCTGGCCGTGGCGCTGAAACAGTCGGGGATGCCCACCGCTTCGCTGCTGTGCGGTCTGATGGTGCCTGCGCTGGCGCTGACCGTCGGTTGGCGCTGGGCCTATGTGTTCGGTGCAGGGGTTGCAGCCGCGTCGACGCTGCTGGTGTTGGGCGCACCCGACCCGCAGCGAGCAGCGCGCCGCCGCCTGGTGCCTGCAAGCCCCACGCGGATACTGGTGATCGCCGCCGTGACCGGAACCTGCTTGTCGTTTGCCGCTGGAGCGACGAACTCGTGGCTGGTCAGCTCGGGTGTCGAGGCGGGCATGAGCGAAGGCGCAGCCGGCTTGCTGTTGAGCTTTGGGGCGCTGGCGGGCATCAGCATGCGGCTGTTCTTCGGGTTCCGGCTCGATTCGATGTCGGCGTCGCCGTTTCGGGCCGGCGCGATTTTGGCCCTCATCGGCTCGTTGGGTCTGGCCTCGCTGTCGTTCGGAGTACCGGCCATTCACGTGGTCGCCACGCTCGTGGCGTTCGGCAGCGGCTGGGTGTGGCCCATCTTCACCAACTACGGCATCGTCAGGGCCAACGGGGCGGCCGCGGCGGCCGCCACCGGGATAACACAGATGGGTGTGTACGTCGGCGTGTTCAGCGCTCCGCTGGTGACAGGCTGGATCATCGACCATCACGGGTATCGCCCCATGTGGCTCGTGGTGGCCGCTCTCACCGTGGTGGGCTCGGTTCTGGCGCTGTCTATCCAGAACGAGTTCTGA
- a CDS encoding universal stress protein, translated as MPSGQGPCTCVPTAPTTRIASSNRRPRCAGQRGFIPGSSRWAHPACRDAAHEANHVANLAKRMGQMIGQTVDFDALHEKHVAEDIVDYATRGGASVIAMATHSKTGYKRIFEGSVSMDVVHDAHCPVLVVHPSS; from the coding sequence ATGCCCAGTGGGCAGGGCCCATGTACGTGTGTACCGACAGCTCCGACTACTCGGATCGCATCCTCGAACCGGCGGCCGAGATGTGCAGGACAACGGGGCTTCATCCCTGGATCATCTCGGTGGGCGCACCCGGCATGTCGGGACGCGGCCCACGAGGCCAACCACGTCGCCAACCTGGCCAAGCGGATGGGCCAGATGATCGGCCAGACGGTCGACTTCGACGCCCTGCACGAAAAGCACGTCGCCGAAGACATCGTCGACTACGCCACCCGTGGCGGAGCGTCGGTGATCGCCATGGCCACCCACAGCAAGACCGGCTACAAGCGCATCTTCGAGGGCAGCGTGTCGATGGACGTAGTGCACGACGCCCACTGCCCGGTGCTGGTGGTGCATCCCAGTTCCTAG
- a CDS encoding xanthine dehydrogenase family protein molybdopterin-binding subunit: protein MRFVGQSVHRVEDDRLLRGAGRYVGDINPPGVLHAVFVRSPVAHAHIVSIDVEAARRGAGVVRVFTGAEINAATYPMPPVTMLPHLYTPLVAAMCADKVRMVGDPVALVVAASRAQAEDAAELVEVEYEALQAVPDMATALRSDSEKIWERADGNVLYDNVDTFGEVDSVFAAADRVITERFSSHRQSNQPMEPRGTVVEVDPITRHLTVHSATQSSHLLRWAIAALTGRETLRSSLRGLASNKQRRTAFVEAAKRFTSDNAEALGASDNTGAIHQIRRDPSLIGQMNRMGLGLLGQADFPTVVAQDIGGGFGSKGAVSREDIAVAAAAIELGRSVKWIEDRSENLVDGGQAREEDIQISVAVDDDGTMRGLSVDLVLDQGAYPAFPISAAFFTRIMKLMFPGAYRFEAFRMRTRVVATNKGRYVAYRGPWANETWARERIIDVVARELGMSPAELRLKNMFGPEHMPTKMITGPSLDVTMSTRATLQRALELIDGDEIAAMKRKAQAEGRRVGVGLACYHEAAPGPPEYTDLINPGSGLLAVETARTVVRSDGSIVVFTPQMPHGQSHQTTYAQVVADELGVGLDDVEVVWGDTDRTPFSLLGTGGSRGGPIGGGAVKFAAREVRRQVAQKAAEMLEASVDDIDIVDGNIHVAGVPSRGLTYGEVAAAVEADDGEAFAHAQSYTGKGDGGWSCATHVCVVDVDLDTGRVAIPRYIVVEDCGPVINPAIVDGQVRGGVAQGIGAVLYESAVYDAEANIQTTTYMDYLVPTSTEIPDIEVHHLETLSEGENDFRGVGEGGMIGAPAAITNAIEHALAPLGAKVTSQYLPPTRILELARVIDPD from the coding sequence ATGAGGTTCGTCGGACAAAGCGTCCACCGTGTGGAAGACGACCGGCTATTGCGCGGCGCGGGCCGCTATGTCGGCGACATCAACCCGCCAGGCGTGCTTCACGCGGTGTTCGTGCGCTCGCCTGTGGCCCACGCGCACATCGTGTCGATAGATGTCGAGGCCGCCAGGCGCGGCGCGGGCGTGGTCAGGGTGTTCACCGGCGCCGAGATCAACGCCGCCACCTACCCGATGCCGCCCGTGACGATGCTGCCGCACCTGTACACGCCCCTCGTTGCTGCCATGTGTGCCGACAAGGTCCGCATGGTCGGCGACCCGGTGGCGCTGGTGGTTGCGGCCTCCAGGGCCCAGGCCGAGGACGCCGCCGAGCTGGTCGAGGTCGAGTACGAGGCATTGCAGGCCGTGCCCGACATGGCCACGGCCCTGAGATCTGATTCCGAGAAGATATGGGAGCGAGCCGACGGCAACGTCCTGTACGACAACGTCGACACCTTCGGCGAGGTCGACTCCGTGTTCGCCGCCGCCGACAGGGTGATCACCGAGCGCTTCAGCTCGCATCGCCAGTCGAACCAACCGATGGAACCCCGCGGAACGGTTGTCGAAGTCGATCCGATCACCCGACACCTCACGGTTCACAGCGCCACTCAAAGCAGCCACCTGCTGCGGTGGGCCATCGCGGCGTTGACCGGCCGCGAGACGCTTCGCAGCTCGCTGCGTGGCCTGGCGTCGAACAAGCAACGGCGCACGGCCTTCGTCGAAGCCGCAAAGCGCTTCACCAGCGACAACGCCGAGGCGCTCGGCGCGTCCGACAACACCGGTGCCATCCACCAGATCAGGCGCGACCCTTCGCTCATCGGCCAGATGAACCGAATGGGCCTGGGGCTGTTGGGCCAGGCCGACTTCCCGACCGTGGTGGCCCAGGACATCGGCGGCGGTTTCGGCTCCAAGGGCGCAGTTTCGCGCGAAGACATCGCCGTCGCAGCGGCCGCCATCGAGTTGGGTCGATCGGTCAAGTGGATAGAGGACCGCAGCGAGAACCTCGTCGATGGCGGCCAGGCCCGCGAAGAAGACATCCAGATCTCGGTGGCGGTCGATGACGACGGCACCATGCGTGGACTTTCGGTCGACCTGGTTCTCGACCAGGGCGCCTACCCGGCCTTCCCGATCTCGGCGGCCTTCTTCACGCGCATCATGAAGTTGATGTTTCCCGGGGCCTATCGCTTCGAGGCGTTCCGTATGCGTACCCGGGTGGTGGCCACCAACAAGGGACGCTATGTCGCGTACCGCGGGCCGTGGGCCAACGAGACCTGGGCGCGAGAGCGCATCATCGACGTGGTGGCGCGCGAGCTGGGCATGTCACCCGCCGAATTGCGGCTGAAGAACATGTTCGGGCCCGAACACATGCCCACCAAGATGATCACCGGCCCGTCGCTCGACGTCACCATGTCGACCAGGGCCACCCTGCAGCGGGCGCTCGAACTCATAGACGGCGACGAGATCGCCGCGATGAAGCGCAAGGCCCAGGCCGAGGGGCGCCGCGTGGGTGTGGGCCTGGCCTGCTATCACGAGGCCGCTCCGGGGCCGCCCGAATACACCGACCTGATCAACCCCGGTTCGGGCTTGTTGGCCGTCGAGACCGCCCGCACCGTCGTGCGCTCCGACGGATCCATCGTGGTGTTCACACCCCAGATGCCCCACGGCCAGAGCCACCAGACCACCTACGCGCAGGTCGTCGCAGACGAGCTCGGCGTGGGCCTGGACGATGTCGAGGTCGTGTGGGGAGACACCGACCGAACACCGTTCTCGTTGCTGGGCACCGGTGGTTCGAGGGGTGGGCCGATCGGCGGAGGTGCCGTCAAGTTCGCGGCCCGAGAGGTCAGGCGCCAGGTCGCCCAGAAGGCAGCCGAAATGCTCGAAGCATCGGTTGACGACATCGACATCGTCGACGGGAACATCCACGTTGCCGGTGTGCCGTCGAGGGGCCTGACCTACGGCGAAGTGGCGGCCGCCGTGGAAGCCGACGATGGGGAAGCGTTCGCCCACGCCCAGTCCTATACCGGCAAGGGCGACGGCGGCTGGTCGTGTGCGACCCACGTGTGCGTGGTCGATGTAGACCTCGACACCGGCCGTGTCGCGATACCCCGATACATCGTCGTCGAGGACTGCGGTCCGGTGATCAACCCCGCGATCGTCGACGGCCAGGTGAGGGGCGGTGTGGCGCAGGGCATTGGGGCCGTGCTGTACGAGAGCGCTGTGTACGACGCCGAAGCCAACATCCAGACCACCACCTACATGGACTATCTGGTACCCACCTCGACCGAGATTCCCGACATCGAGGTACATCACCTGGAGACCCTGTCAGAGGGCGAGAACGACTTTCGTGGCGTGGGCGAGGGCGGCATGATCGGAGCTCCCGCCGCCATCACCAACGCGATCGAGCACGCACTGGCTCCCCTTGGCGCCAAGGTCACATCGCAGTATCTGCCACCCACCCGCATCCTCGAGCTAGCCAGGGTGATAGATCCCGACTGA
- a CDS encoding sulfite exporter TauE/SafE family protein, with the protein MTWWQALLLVGGGVVAGMINAVAGGGSTLTVPLLVLAGVPGNSANGSNRVGILAQNAASATSFKRLGVDGVAHAAPVLLPVVAGSLTGSYLISQLTDETFETAFGLLMVPLIILSVRKPKFRTEGVTHWSKPVTLAVFFGIGCYGGAVQAGVGLVMLAALTRAGFDLVTANSVKVLINVVLTAVALPVFIIQGKVDWIPALTLAVGLTIGGWLGAHAAVRGGERLIRMVMVAAAIALAAKLLGLFG; encoded by the coding sequence ATGACCTGGTGGCAGGCACTGCTTCTGGTCGGCGGCGGAGTGGTCGCCGGAATGATCAACGCCGTCGCCGGCGGCGGCTCGACGCTGACCGTTCCCTTGTTGGTGCTGGCCGGCGTTCCAGGCAACAGCGCCAACGGCTCGAATCGTGTTGGCATCCTGGCCCAGAACGCGGCGTCGGCGACCTCGTTCAAGCGGTTGGGAGTCGACGGGGTGGCGCACGCGGCGCCGGTTCTGTTGCCGGTGGTGGCGGGCTCGTTGACAGGTTCGTACCTGATCAGCCAGCTGACCGACGAGACGTTCGAGACGGCGTTCGGTCTGTTGATGGTGCCGCTGATAATCCTGTCGGTCCGCAAACCGAAGTTCCGGACCGAGGGGGTCACCCACTGGAGCAAGCCGGTGACCCTGGCGGTGTTCTTCGGCATCGGTTGTTATGGCGGTGCCGTGCAGGCCGGTGTGGGCCTTGTGATGCTGGCCGCACTCACCAGGGCCGGGTTCGATCTGGTCACGGCCAACAGCGTCAAGGTGTTGATAAACGTGGTTCTGACCGCGGTGGCGCTGCCCGTGTTCATCATCCAGGGCAAGGTCGACTGGATTCCGGCGCTGACGTTGGCGGTAGGCCTCACCATCGGTGGCTGGCTGGGGGCCCACGCGGCGGTCAGGGGTGGCGAGAGGCTGATACGGATGGTGATGGTTGCCGCCGCCATCGCCCTCGCGGCCAAGCTGCTTGGCCTGTTCGGCTAA
- a CDS encoding enoyl-CoA hydratase: MADSWTRVRYDQPADGVARITLARPEAANAQDYLMLTELNQAFDRAAHDEAVRVIVLAADGKHFSSGHDLRDNPDMDALPTIGTQCHFGADGAEGYMAREAEMYVGLCWRWRNIPKPTIASVQGKVIAGGLMLVWPMDLIVCSDDATFSDPVVAFGVNGHEYFVHPYEAGARLAKDMLFTGRAIGAQEALQHGMVNRVVPRDQLEIATLELAAHIAKRPMFGLTLAKQSVNNSQEAMGMYTAIQSAFGLHHVGHSHNKIKFGGLVDPAGVQVIRDEA, encoded by the coding sequence ATGGCAGATTCGTGGACCAGAGTTCGATACGACCAACCGGCCGATGGCGTGGCACGCATCACGCTGGCCAGGCCCGAAGCGGCCAACGCCCAGGACTACCTGATGTTGACCGAGCTCAACCAGGCGTTCGACCGCGCCGCCCATGACGAGGCGGTGAGGGTCATCGTGCTGGCCGCCGACGGCAAACACTTCTCGTCGGGTCACGACCTGCGCGACAACCCAGACATGGACGCCCTGCCGACAATAGGCACCCAGTGCCACTTCGGTGCCGACGGCGCCGAGGGCTATATGGCCAGAGAGGCCGAGATGTACGTGGGACTTTGCTGGCGGTGGCGCAACATACCCAAGCCCACCATCGCGTCGGTGCAGGGCAAGGTCATCGCCGGAGGCCTGATGCTGGTGTGGCCCATGGACCTGATCGTGTGTTCAGACGACGCCACGTTCTCCGACCCGGTGGTGGCGTTCGGGGTCAACGGACACGAATATTTCGTGCACCCCTACGAGGCGGGTGCGCGGCTGGCCAAGGACATGTTGTTCACCGGCAGGGCCATCGGCGCCCAAGAGGCGCTGCAGCACGGAATGGTCAACCGGGTGGTGCCCCGCGATCAGCTCGAAATCGCCACCCTGGAGCTGGCGGCCCACATCGCCAAGCGGCCGATGTTCGGGCTGACCCTGGCCAAACAGTCGGTGAACAACTCCCAGGAAGCCATGGGTATGTACACCGCAATTCAGTCCGCGTTCGGGCTGCACCACGTGGGGCACAGCCACAACAAGATCAAGTTCGGCGGCCTCGTCGACCCAGCTGGTGTGCAGGTGATCCGCGACGAGGCCTGA
- a CDS encoding oxidoreductase has translation MDSFEAFLVGKIDDQWTRRVEQITVDDLPAGDVLIEVEYSGINYKDGLASSEAGRVARVDPLIPGIDLAGTVVADGGGFSAGDKVIAHGYDIGVAHHGGYARYARVPAGWVVPMPEGLDSMQAMLVGTAGYTAALSVEALENHGLRAGDGPVLVTGATGGVGSMAVGMLAKRGYEIVASTGKADKADWLKALGASEVIDRSETSAESKRPLESERWAGCVDCVGGTTLEFALRTARYGSTVAASGLTGGPGLSTTVMPFILRGVTLAGIDSVNNPIDQRIAVWKRIATDMRPTQLDEGDAPTVVGFADLPAELDRILAGGMVGRTLVSPTS, from the coding sequence ATGGATTCGTTCGAAGCATTCCTCGTCGGCAAGATCGACGACCAGTGGACCCGCCGGGTCGAACAGATCACCGTCGACGACCTTCCCGCCGGTGACGTTCTGATCGAGGTCGAGTACTCGGGCATCAACTACAAGGACGGCCTGGCTTCCAGCGAAGCCGGCCGGGTGGCCCGGGTCGATCCGCTGATTCCGGGAATCGACCTGGCGGGCACCGTCGTCGCCGACGGCGGCGGTTTCTCGGCGGGCGACAAGGTGATCGCCCACGGTTACGACATCGGCGTCGCTCACCACGGTGGCTATGCCCGCTATGCCCGCGTTCCGGCTGGCTGGGTCGTGCCGATGCCAGAGGGCCTCGACTCGATGCAGGCCATGCTGGTGGGCACCGCCGGCTACACGGCCGCCCTGTCGGTCGAGGCGCTCGAAAATCACGGCCTGCGCGCCGGCGACGGGCCCGTGCTGGTAACCGGCGCCACGGGCGGTGTCGGCTCGATGGCCGTGGGAATGCTCGCAAAGCGTGGCTATGAGATCGTCGCCAGCACCGGCAAGGCCGACAAGGCCGATTGGCTCAAGGCGTTGGGGGCTTCGGAGGTGATCGATCGGTCGGAGACGTCGGCAGAGTCCAAGCGCCCGCTCGAGTCCGAGCGCTGGGCCGGTTGCGTCGACTGTGTGGGCGGCACCACGCTGGAGTTCGCACTTCGCACAGCGCGCTACGGGTCGACCGTGGCGGCATCGGGCCTCACCGGAGGGCCCGGTCTGTCCACCACGGTGATGCCCTTCATCCTTCGCGGGGTGACGCTGGCGGGCATCGACAGCGTCAACAACCCCATCGACCAGCGCATCGCGGTCTGGAAGCGCATTGCCACCGACATGAGGCCGACACAACTCGACGAGGGCGACGCGCCGACTGTGGTCGGATTTGCCGACCTGCCGGCCGAGCTCGATCGCATCCTGGCCGGTGGCATGGTGGGCCGCACCCTCGTCAGCCCGACCTCCTGA
- a CDS encoding SDR family oxidoreductase, with amino-acid sequence MIDLNGRVFVITGGNGGIGLGMAEGIARAGGSLAIWGRNEAKNAEALETLARFGVDTRAYVCDVGAEDQIVETMQRSRSDFGRIDGCFANAGRGGFGKKFVDTSLDEWREVMRINLDGVFLTLREAARHLIDQGNGGSLVAVSSTSAIHGAAGNEAYGTAKTGLNGLVRALAVGLARYQIRVNSLLPGWTITDLASGGYQNDVFRDATIKRTPVRRWAEPAEFREVGAFLADPTITYHTGQEVVVDGGYTVF; translated from the coding sequence ATGATCGATCTCAACGGCAGGGTTTTTGTCATCACCGGAGGCAACGGAGGTATCGGCCTGGGCATGGCCGAGGGCATTGCGAGAGCGGGCGGATCGCTGGCCATCTGGGGGCGCAACGAGGCCAAGAACGCCGAAGCGCTCGAAACCCTGGCCCGATTTGGCGTCGACACCCGCGCCTATGTCTGCGATGTGGGCGCCGAGGACCAGATCGTAGAGACGATGCAGCGCTCGCGATCTGACTTCGGGCGGATCGATGGCTGCTTCGCCAACGCTGGCCGGGGAGGCTTCGGCAAGAAGTTCGTCGACACCAGCCTGGACGAGTGGCGCGAGGTGATGCGCATCAATCTCGACGGCGTGTTCCTGACCCTTCGCGAGGCCGCCAGGCACCTGATCGACCAGGGAAACGGAGGCAGCCTGGTGGCGGTGTCGTCGACGTCGGCCATCCATGGTGCTGCGGGAAACGAAGCGTACGGAACGGCCAAGACGGGCCTCAATGGGCTGGTCAGAGCCCTTGCGGTCGGTTTGGCGCGCTATCAGATTCGGGTCAACTCGTTGCTGCCCGGCTGGACGATCACCGACCTCGCCTCGGGTGGGTACCAGAACGACGTGTTCCGGGACGCAACGATCAAGCGAACGCCGGTCAGGCGTTGGGCCGAACCGGCCGAGTTCCGCGAGGTTGGGGCCTTCCTGGCCGACCCGACCATCACCTACCACACCGGCCAAGAGGTGGTCGTCGACGGCGGCTACACCGTGTTCTAG
- a CDS encoding FAD-dependent oxidoreductase produces the protein MGNSPDAVVIGAGIFGCGITFELARRGLEVVCVDMNSAPGMGSTSASGAILRFNYSTVAAARLAWEGNQYWENFADYLETDVDGEVARKVTTGKLFLRHIDELHELYVRVLTEANVPFEDWDAQQVADRFPFLSLDDYGGPCPIDDERFWNPPLGSHKGGLYTPDAGYVKGPQLAAQNLHAAAVAKGATFVFNRRVTGLVTTPDGSRATGVELSDGTTVEAGAVVAVGGPWSSGLVKMAGLDGSMAITTRPMRHEAHVAPAPKEIDFDADGAIFADLDQGMYFRPDGANTIFVGSADPECDGHEWVDDLDTMNREITEPIWNRQMMRLAKRIPNFGVPHQRMGVAEAYDVSTDWGPVYDRTDLDGFFVAMGTSGNQFKNACVASNLMAELITAVGGGHDHDTSPLQVRARFTGDTIDMSAFSRNRTVNADSTGTVLG, from the coding sequence ATGGGCAACTCTCCAGATGCGGTCGTCATCGGCGCAGGCATCTTCGGATGCGGTATCACCTTCGAACTGGCCCGCAGGGGCCTCGAAGTCGTGTGTGTAGACATGAACTCGGCCCCGGGCATGGGCTCCACTTCGGCGTCGGGGGCGATACTTCGCTTCAACTACTCGACCGTCGCGGCCGCACGGCTGGCCTGGGAGGGAAACCAGTACTGGGAGAACTTCGCCGACTATCTCGAAACCGATGTCGACGGCGAGGTTGCCCGCAAGGTCACTACGGGCAAGCTGTTCCTGCGCCACATCGACGAGCTGCACGAGCTGTACGTCAGGGTGTTGACCGAAGCCAACGTTCCATTCGAAGACTGGGATGCCCAGCAGGTCGCCGACCGCTTCCCCTTCCTGTCGCTCGACGACTACGGCGGCCCGTGCCCGATCGACGACGAGCGCTTCTGGAACCCGCCCCTCGGGTCGCACAAGGGTGGCCTCTACACACCAGACGCCGGTTACGTGAAAGGGCCCCAGCTGGCGGCGCAGAACCTTCACGCCGCGGCTGTGGCCAAGGGCGCGACGTTCGTGTTCAACCGCAGGGTCACCGGGTTGGTCACCACCCCTGACGGATCCAGGGCCACGGGCGTCGAGTTGTCCGACGGCACCACGGTCGAGGCCGGCGCTGTCGTGGCCGTAGGTGGGCCCTGGTCGTCGGGTTTGGTGAAGATGGCGGGCCTCGACGGCTCGATGGCCATCACCACCCGGCCCATGCGCCACGAGGCTCACGTGGCACCGGCACCCAAGGAGATCGACTTCGATGCAGACGGGGCGATCTTCGCCGACCTCGACCAGGGCATGTACTTCCGGCCCGACGGCGCCAACACGATCTTCGTCGGCTCGGCCGACCCCGAGTGCGACGGCCACGAATGGGTCGACGATCTCGACACCATGAACCGCGAGATCACCGAGCCCATCTGGAACCGCCAGATGATGCGCCTCGCGAAGCGCATTCCCAACTTCGGAGTTCCGCACCAGCGCATGGGCGTTGCCGAGGCCTACGACGTGTCGACCGACTGGGGGCCGGTGTACGACCGAACCGACCTCGACGGCTTCTTCGTGGCCATGGGCACCAGCGGCAACCAGTTCAAGAACGCTTGCGTGGCTTCCAACCTGATGGCCGAGCTGATCACCGCAGTGGGTGGCGGACACGACCACGACACGTCACCGCTGCAGGTCCGGGCCAGGTTCACCGGCGACACCATCGACATGTCCGCGTTCTCGCGCAACCGCACCGTCAACGCCGACTCGACCGGCACCGTGCTGGGCTGA